A single window of Methylobacterium nodulans ORS 2060 DNA harbors:
- a CDS encoding metal-sensing transcriptional repressor: MQHASHPDIVKRLRRAHGHLASVIAMIEEGRPCVDLAQQLHAVESAITNAKRELIQDHMEHCLGDAVGSGEVSARSALSEFKRLAKYL; the protein is encoded by the coding sequence ATGCAACATGCCTCCCACCCGGACATCGTCAAGCGTCTCAGGCGCGCCCACGGCCATCTCGCCTCGGTCATCGCCATGATCGAGGAGGGGCGCCCCTGCGTGGATCTTGCCCAGCAGCTCCACGCCGTAGAGAGCGCCATCACCAACGCCAAGCGCGAGCTGATCCAGGACCACATGGAGCATTGCCTCGGCGACGCAGTCGGGTCCGGCGAGGTGTCGGCCCGGTCCGCACTGAGCGAGTTCAAGCGGCTCGCCAAGTACCTGTGA
- a CDS encoding ABC transporter permease: protein MTPITLSATDLALAASLVVLDAGLSLALRLNLHRQLVLAAARMVVQLIGVGYLLRFVFALNDPVATLLLVLVMSLVAAREVAARPERRFRGFVTLAISLGSVLVATLATAGLALSTAIRPTPWYDPRYAVPLAGIVLGSVLNAASLTLDSLLGGVRRERSAIEAQLGLGVPFRQAAAGLFRTAVRRGLLPIINQMSAAGIITLPGIMTGQILAGMDPVEAVKYQILLLFLLTGASGLAALATAGLALRCLTDDRQRLRLDRLA, encoded by the coding sequence ATGACCCCGATCACCCTCAGCGCCACCGACCTCGCGCTCGCGGCGTCGCTCGTCGTCCTGGATGCGGGCCTCTCGCTCGCCCTGCGCCTCAACCTCCACCGCCAACTCGTGCTGGCGGCCGCGCGCATGGTCGTTCAGCTGATCGGCGTGGGGTACCTGCTGCGCTTCGTCTTCGCGCTGAACGATCCGGTGGCGACGCTGCTGCTCGTGCTGGTGATGAGCCTCGTGGCCGCCCGGGAGGTCGCCGCGCGGCCCGAGCGGCGCTTCCGGGGCTTTGTCACGCTGGCGATCAGCCTCGGCAGCGTCCTCGTTGCCACCCTGGCGACCGCCGGCCTCGCCCTGTCGACGGCGATCCGCCCGACGCCCTGGTACGATCCCCGCTACGCCGTCCCGCTCGCCGGCATCGTTCTGGGATCGGTGCTCAACGCGGCCAGCCTGACGCTCGACAGCCTGCTCGGAGGCGTGCGGCGTGAGCGCAGCGCCATCGAGGCCCAGCTCGGGCTCGGCGTGCCGTTCCGGCAGGCTGCCGCGGGCCTCTTCCGCACGGCCGTGCGCCGCGGCCTGCTGCCGATCATCAACCAGATGTCGGCTGCGGGCATCATCACGCTGCCCGGGATCATGACGGGCCAGATCCTGGCCGGAATGGATCCCGTCGAGGCGGTGAAGTACCAGATCCTGCTCCTGTTCCTGCTGACGGGCGCGAGTGGCCTCGCGGCGCTGGCCACGGCCGGTCTTGCTCTTCGCTGTCTGACGGACGACAGGCAGCGCCTGCGCCTCGACCGCCTCGCGTGA
- the chrA gene encoding chromate efflux transporter yields MGSTAVNAAPAGAAAEAGPPSAVTLAEALPVWLRVAALSFGGPAGQIAVMHRILVEEQRWISEHRFLHALNFCTLLPGPEAQQLATYVGWLMHGTRGGLVAGGLFVVPGILAIMALSWIYALYGQVGLVAGLFFGLKAAVLAIVLQAVRRIGQRALKSRIMVALAAAAFVAIFFLDVPFPLIVLAAGVIGYFGGRAGRPEFQAGGGHGASDTVAEGPFLLGDDELPQERAAPRDTLRVLGLWAGLWLLPVAGLLLALGPDQVFGHIAVFFSKMAMVTFGGAYAVLAYVAQQAVEHYGWLKPGEMLDGLGMAETTPGPLIMVTQFVGFMAAFRAPGSLPPLVAGTLGGLLTTWVTFVPCFLWIFVGAPYVERLRGNRALAGALAAITAAVVGVILNLAVWFALHTIFTQVRPAVAGPLRFDVPVLASVNPFALVLALAAAVAVFRFKVGMITTLAACSAAGVALHLAGLV; encoded by the coding sequence ATGGGCAGCACCGCCGTGAACGCCGCGCCGGCTGGGGCGGCGGCCGAGGCCGGCCCGCCCTCGGCCGTCACCCTGGCCGAAGCCCTGCCGGTCTGGCTGCGGGTCGCCGCCCTGTCCTTCGGCGGCCCGGCCGGGCAGATCGCGGTCATGCACCGCATCCTGGTCGAGGAGCAGCGCTGGATCTCCGAGCACCGCTTTCTGCACGCCCTGAATTTCTGCACGCTCCTGCCCGGCCCCGAGGCCCAGCAGCTCGCCACCTATGTCGGCTGGCTGATGCACGGCACACGCGGCGGCCTCGTCGCGGGCGGGCTCTTCGTCGTGCCGGGCATCCTGGCGATCATGGCCCTGAGCTGGATCTACGCCCTCTACGGCCAGGTCGGCCTGGTCGCCGGCCTGTTCTTCGGCCTCAAGGCCGCGGTGCTCGCGATCGTGCTCCAGGCCGTGCGGCGGATCGGCCAGCGCGCTCTGAAGAGCCGGATCATGGTGGCGCTTGCCGCAGCGGCCTTTGTGGCGATCTTCTTCCTTGATGTGCCGTTCCCGCTCATCGTGCTGGCCGCCGGAGTGATCGGCTACTTCGGCGGGCGGGCGGGTCGGCCGGAGTTCCAGGCCGGCGGTGGCCACGGCGCGTCCGACACGGTCGCTGAGGGCCCTTTCCTGCTCGGTGATGACGAGCTCCCGCAGGAACGGGCAGCGCCGCGGGACACCCTGCGGGTGCTGGGTCTCTGGGCGGGCCTCTGGCTGCTGCCGGTCGCCGGCCTCCTGCTCGCCCTCGGGCCGGACCAGGTGTTTGGCCACATCGCCGTGTTCTTCTCCAAGATGGCCATGGTGACGTTCGGCGGCGCCTATGCGGTGCTGGCTTATGTCGCGCAGCAGGCGGTGGAGCATTACGGCTGGCTGAAGCCCGGCGAGATGCTCGACGGGCTCGGCATGGCCGAGACCACGCCCGGACCGCTGATCATGGTCACGCAGTTCGTGGGCTTCATGGCCGCCTTCCGCGCCCCCGGTTCGCTGCCGCCGCTCGTCGCCGGGACGCTCGGGGGCCTGCTGACCACCTGGGTGACCTTCGTGCCCTGCTTCCTCTGGATCTTCGTCGGGGCTCCTTACGTCGAGCGCCTGCGCGGCAACCGGGCGCTCGCCGGCGCGCTGGCGGCCATCACCGCGGCCGTGGTGGGCGTGATCCTCAACCTCGCGGTCTGGTTTGCGCTCCACACCATCTTCACGCAGGTGCGACCTGCTGTGGCCGGCCCTCTCCGGTTCGATGTGCCAGTGCTCGCCAGTGTGAACCCCTTCGCCCTGGTCCTGGCGCTCGCGGCCGCCGTGGCCGTGTTCCGGTTCAAGGTCGGCATGATCACGACGCTCGCGGCCTGCTCGGCCGCGGGCGTGGCCCTCCACTTAGCGGGGCTGGTCTGA
- a CDS encoding ABC transporter ATP-binding protein: MRCDRDRGLHIEDLRSDLAGPFDLVVPKGQIVTIAGPSGSGKSLFLRMIADLDVNTGRVRLDGRWRSEMPAPEWRRQIPYVAAEPGWWSDAIADHVAPEHRVAAEALAARLGVGARPFAGLVANLSTGERQRLALVRALVRETPALLLDEPTGPLDPVSTTAVEALLRERAAAGAIILMVSHDPGQSERLSARALRMAARRLEAVP, translated from the coding sequence ATGAGGTGTGACCGCGATCGGGGACTGCATATCGAGGACCTGCGCAGCGATCTGGCGGGGCCTTTCGATCTCGTCGTGCCCAAGGGGCAGATCGTGACCATCGCCGGCCCGTCCGGCTCGGGAAAGAGCCTGTTCCTGCGCATGATCGCCGATCTCGACGTGAATACCGGGCGGGTCCGGCTCGACGGGCGGTGGCGCTCCGAGATGCCGGCTCCGGAGTGGCGGCGGCAGATCCCCTACGTCGCCGCCGAGCCAGGCTGGTGGAGCGACGCGATCGCCGATCACGTCGCGCCGGAGCACCGGGTCGCAGCCGAGGCGCTCGCCGCACGTCTCGGTGTCGGCGCACGCCCCTTCGCGGGACTGGTCGCCAATCTCTCGACCGGGGAACGTCAGCGCTTGGCCCTGGTCCGCGCCCTCGTGCGTGAGACGCCGGCCCTTCTCCTCGACGAGCCCACCGGGCCTCTCGATCCGGTTTCCACCACGGCCGTCGAGGCGCTTCTGCGGGAGCGTGCGGCAGCCGGAGCGATCATCCTGATGGTCTCCCATGATCCCGGTCAGAGCGAGCGTCTGAGCGCACGGGCCCTGCGCATGGCGGCGCGTCGGCTGGAGGCGGTGCCATGA
- a CDS encoding MFS transporter, whose product MLSVLANRTYRHLFAAQVVALVGTGLLTVALGLLAYRLAGTDAGAVLGTALAIKMVAYVLVAPVAQAFVGRLPRRAFLVATDLVRAAVALALPFVDQVWQVYVLIAVLQSASAAFTPTFQATIPDVLPEERDYTRALSLSRLAYDLENLLSPMLAAALLMVVDFHVLFAGTVLGFLGSAALVLSVRLPASKPLERQGGVFERTTRGLRIYLATPRLCGLLAINFAVAAAGAMVLVNTVVIVQALLHRPQDDVALALGLFGGGSMLAALALPRVLDRLPDRAVMIPAAALLGVVLLGFAEEAWRGGIGWLVLLECWLVLGIGYSAAQTPTGRLLRRSAAPEDRPALFAAQFALSHAAWLITYPLAGWLGAKAGMPATLAVLGSIPLAAVAAALFLWPADDPEVVEHAHIDLDPSHPHLRTTHGIRHAHPFVIDDLHRHWPSGRHG is encoded by the coding sequence ATGCTGAGCGTCCTGGCCAATCGCACCTACCGCCACCTGTTCGCCGCGCAGGTCGTCGCCCTCGTCGGGACGGGCCTGCTCACGGTCGCGCTCGGGCTGCTCGCCTACCGGCTGGCCGGCACGGACGCCGGCGCCGTCCTCGGCACCGCGCTCGCGATCAAGATGGTGGCTTACGTGCTCGTGGCCCCCGTGGCGCAGGCCTTCGTCGGACGCCTGCCGCGGCGCGCCTTCCTGGTAGCGACCGACCTTGTCCGCGCCGCGGTCGCCTTGGCGCTGCCTTTCGTCGATCAGGTCTGGCAGGTCTACGTCCTCATCGCCGTCCTGCAATCCGCCTCTGCGGCCTTCACGCCCACCTTCCAGGCGACAATTCCCGACGTGCTGCCAGAGGAACGCGACTACACCCGCGCCCTCTCGCTCTCACGCCTCGCCTACGACCTGGAGAATCTGCTCAGCCCGATGCTGGCCGCGGCCCTCCTCATGGTCGTCGACTTCCACGTCCTGTTCGCGGGCACGGTCCTCGGCTTTCTCGGCTCGGCAGCCTTGGTGCTTTCGGTCAGGCTTCCCGCGAGCAAGCCCCTCGAGCGGCAGGGCGGAGTCTTCGAGCGGACGACCCGGGGCCTGCGCATCTACCTCGCCACCCCTCGGCTGTGCGGGCTCCTGGCTATCAATTTCGCGGTGGCCGCGGCCGGCGCCATGGTCCTCGTCAACACGGTCGTGATCGTGCAGGCCCTGCTTCACCGGCCGCAGGACGACGTCGCCCTGGCCCTCGGCTTGTTCGGGGGCGGCTCGATGCTGGCGGCCCTCGCCCTGCCGCGGGTGCTCGACCGGCTGCCCGACCGCGCCGTCATGATCCCCGCGGCTGCCCTCCTCGGGGTCGTCCTGCTCGGCTTCGCGGAGGAGGCGTGGCGGGGCGGCATCGGGTGGTTGGTGCTGCTCGAATGCTGGCTGGTGCTCGGCATCGGCTACTCGGCGGCCCAGACTCCGACCGGGCGCCTTCTGCGGCGCTCGGCGGCGCCGGAGGACCGGCCCGCGCTGTTTGCGGCCCAGTTCGCTCTCTCGCACGCGGCTTGGCTCATCACTTACCCGCTGGCCGGCTGGCTCGGGGCCAAGGCCGGGATGCCGGCCACCCTGGCCGTTCTTGGCAGCATCCCCCTGGCGGCCGTGGCCGCGGCCCTGTTCCTCTGGCCGGCCGATGACCCCGAGGTGGTTGAGCACGCCCACATTGACCTCGACCCGAGTCACCCCCACCTACGAACAACTCACGGTATCCGTCATGCCCATCCTTTCGTCATTGATGACCTGCATCGCCATTGGCCTTCTGGGCGCCACGGCTGA
- a CDS encoding chromate resistance protein ChrB domain-containing protein, with protein MPTPNSIPVDKLARLLGTPGCPVLLDVRTDEDFAADPRLIPGAMRRPWGDVAAWAGALVGRSAVVTCQSGQKLSHGVAAWLRQEGVPAEVLEGGTNAWHAAGLPMVPADKLPARDALGRTVWVTRARPKIDRIACPWLIRRFVDPAAVFLFVPPSEVTAVAETFRAAPFDIDDPDVFWSHRGERCSFDVMLEELTLGTEPLRRLAAIVRGADTARLDLAPEAAGLLAASLGLSRMYADDLAQLDAGMLLYDAFYRWCRDATAETHNWPTNKPKPGG; from the coding sequence ATGCCTACGCCCAATTCCATCCCTGTCGACAAGCTCGCTCGTCTCCTCGGCACCCCCGGCTGCCCGGTGCTCCTCGACGTCCGCACCGACGAGGACTTCGCCGCGGATCCCCGGCTGATTCCGGGCGCCATGCGCCGCCCCTGGGGCGACGTGGCAGCCTGGGCTGGCGCCCTGGTCGGCCGGTCCGCGGTCGTGACATGTCAAAGCGGCCAGAAGCTCAGTCATGGCGTCGCTGCCTGGCTGCGGCAGGAGGGGGTGCCGGCCGAGGTGCTGGAGGGCGGCACCAATGCCTGGCATGCGGCCGGCCTGCCCATGGTGCCGGCCGACAAGCTGCCCGCCCGCGATGCCCTGGGCCGAACCGTGTGGGTCACGCGCGCCCGGCCGAAGATCGACCGCATCGCCTGCCCGTGGCTGATCCGCCGCTTCGTCGATCCCGCCGCCGTGTTCCTGTTCGTGCCCCCCTCCGAGGTGACCGCCGTGGCCGAGACGTTCCGGGCAGCCCCCTTCGACATCGATGATCCGGACGTGTTCTGGAGCCACCGGGGCGAGCGGTGCAGCTTCGACGTGATGCTCGAGGAGCTGACCCTCGGGACCGAGCCCCTGCGCCGGCTGGCGGCCATCGTGCGCGGCGCCGATACGGCGCGGCTCGACCTCGCCCCCGAGGCAGCCGGTCTGCTCGCCGCCTCGCTCGGGCTGTCGCGGATGTATGCCGACGATCTGGCGCAGCTCGATGCCGGGATGCTGCTCTACGACGCCTTCTACCGCTGGTGCCGGGACGCCACCGCCGAGACCCACAACTGGCCCACCAACAAGCCGAAGCCGGGGGGCTGA
- a CDS encoding family 16 glycoside hydrolase has protein sequence MQNHPIPQIFLSKRIALKLEGKMFPTPETSFTRDILGNYACNTFSDARDSGPFDVIVVGGGTFGLALAQDLLFRTQQQGFGSVLGDSLRPNSFRILVLEAGPFTLPEHTQDIPNLQLYSPGTQPSSTSALPATRQELIAQGLQSQTILENWGLPWNSNERFGGLAYCLGGRSLYFGGWSPRYLETEMHRTPVGTIGAGTLWPAAVVEDLTLESTINNGFQLQAAQQTGVSASNDFINGMLHDFLRQRLFLNYGAVPNAIPLAEMPDYVVESPGDITAALSQQLSAPPYASFQLSLALDAPLSVQAITRPGFFPFNKFSSVPLGITAARAAFGEAGTDNRAKRLMIVPNCHVTRLATRPYTLATGAVVQEVIRIDTGNGSLDLSTPINGNVNRRPIVVLAAGAIESARLAMLSVQGVPNSPEMGRNLMVHLRKNVSFTIAPLPVPLAQQELSALLVRCRANLPDGTPAHYHLQITASAVPPGAAGGGRSDALLFQSVPDIDHVRIFSQTAPGQLDVAIRAVGEMLPNLQNNSVTLPLPGDIDEYGIPRATVNIVRSPQDVQLMGLMDATIDAVAGILGYAQPLNAGARQPDGLGTTYHESGTLRMGDNPSLSVTNPDGQFHYVTNLYAGDASVLPTCGSANPVMNGIALRRRLARRLAPEGDGIGNPPAPARPVAPFFRPPIPAPPAAGTVIQLFDGQTITNWRMAGRGTFHVIDGALQSVPSFDLGLLWCTIPVPQNYRLELEFFTRTFQTNSGVFVRFRNPQSTGYYNPAYSAVFTPGLPAVAAGFEVQIDNTGAPDGRARHRTGAVYAVNYPNDGPDDPALPAAQVADFVNPLDARVLAWNQYIIEVQGDVITVNLNGTATARYTNTDPARGRFSPVEPTFIGLQSYANYSYTTAFRNIRITVL, from the coding sequence GTGCAAAATCATCCTATTCCGCAAATATTTTTATCCAAACGAATCGCACTAAAATTGGAGGGTAAAATGTTTCCGACTCCTGAGACATCTTTTACACGCGACATTCTTGGCAATTACGCATGTAACACGTTCTCGGATGCTAGAGACAGCGGGCCCTTTGATGTAATCGTTGTAGGAGGCGGAACGTTTGGTTTAGCCTTAGCTCAGGATTTATTATTTAGAACACAGCAGCAAGGTTTTGGGTCCGTACTGGGTGATTCTTTAAGGCCAAATAGTTTCAGAATTCTCGTTCTAGAAGCTGGACCATTTACATTACCCGAGCACACGCAAGATATACCAAATTTGCAATTATACTCACCCGGGACTCAGCCGAGTTCAACCAGCGCTCTTCCCGCCACCCGCCAGGAACTAATAGCCCAGGGGCTACAATCGCAGACGATACTCGAGAATTGGGGTCTTCCCTGGAATTCGAATGAAAGATTTGGCGGTCTGGCTTACTGCCTTGGCGGAAGATCACTTTATTTCGGCGGCTGGTCGCCGCGGTATCTCGAGACGGAGATGCACAGGACGCCTGTCGGTACGATCGGCGCCGGCACATTGTGGCCTGCTGCCGTCGTGGAGGATCTCACGCTTGAGAGCACGATCAATAATGGTTTCCAGCTGCAGGCTGCGCAGCAAACGGGAGTCAGTGCATCCAACGACTTCATTAACGGTATGCTTCATGACTTCCTGCGCCAAAGGCTCTTTCTAAACTATGGCGCTGTTCCTAATGCCATCCCGCTAGCTGAGATGCCAGACTATGTTGTAGAATCTCCTGGTGATATTACTGCTGCTTTGAGCCAGCAGCTCAGTGCACCGCCTTATGCCAGCTTCCAACTTAGTCTTGCACTCGATGCTCCGTTGAGTGTTCAAGCTATAACCCGGCCCGGTTTCTTTCCTTTCAATAAGTTCAGCAGCGTACCACTTGGAATTACCGCTGCGCGCGCAGCGTTCGGCGAGGCGGGTACAGACAATCGAGCCAAACGGCTCATGATCGTGCCGAACTGTCATGTCACACGTTTGGCGACACGGCCTTACACACTGGCTACGGGCGCCGTCGTACAAGAAGTCATCCGAATAGACACCGGAAACGGATCATTAGATCTCAGTACTCCAATTAACGGAAATGTCAATCGTCGGCCTATCGTAGTACTCGCCGCTGGAGCAATTGAGAGCGCCAGGCTTGCGATGCTGAGCGTGCAAGGCGTGCCGAACAGCCCCGAGATGGGCAGGAACCTGATGGTGCACTTGCGTAAAAACGTGAGCTTTACCATCGCGCCGCTTCCTGTTCCGCTGGCGCAGCAGGAACTATCAGCTCTGTTAGTGCGCTGTCGAGCCAACCTCCCGGACGGCACGCCCGCTCACTACCATCTACAGATTACCGCATCGGCAGTGCCACCCGGAGCTGCGGGAGGCGGCCGCTCTGACGCACTGCTCTTCCAGAGCGTGCCTGACATCGACCACGTTAGAATATTTTCCCAGACCGCTCCAGGGCAGCTTGATGTCGCGATCCGCGCAGTCGGCGAAATGCTGCCCAATCTCCAGAACAACAGCGTAACGCTGCCGCTGCCAGGCGACATCGACGAGTATGGTATCCCCCGGGCCACGGTGAACATCGTGCGTAGCCCACAAGACGTTCAACTTATGGGGTTAATGGATGCCACTATTGACGCCGTGGCTGGGATCTTGGGATATGCTCAGCCGCTCAATGCTGGTGCGAGGCAGCCAGACGGCCTCGGTACAACCTACCATGAGTCCGGCACGCTGCGTATGGGAGACAACCCGTCATTGTCAGTTACGAATCCGGACGGCCAATTTCACTACGTAACCAATCTTTATGCCGGAGATGCTTCCGTCCTGCCGACCTGCGGGTCCGCTAATCCCGTCATGAATGGTATCGCGCTGCGCCGCCGCCTAGCGAGGCGGCTAGCTCCGGAGGGCGACGGCATTGGGAATCCTCCTGCTCCCGCTCGGCCGGTAGCACCGTTCTTCCGGCCTCCGATACCCGCACCGCCCGCTGCTGGCACCGTCATTCAATTGTTTGATGGACAGACGATAACAAATTGGCGAATGGCTGGTCGTGGCACGTTCCACGTCATCGATGGAGCACTGCAGAGTGTCCCCAGCTTCGACCTAGGTCTGCTCTGGTGCACCATCCCGGTGCCTCAGAATTACCGCCTAGAGCTGGAGTTTTTTACTCGGACCTTCCAGACAAACAGTGGAGTCTTTGTCCGTTTTAGGAATCCGCAGTCGACGGGGTATTACAACCCAGCATACTCTGCGGTCTTCACGCCTGGACTGCCGGCGGTAGCGGCAGGTTTCGAAGTGCAGATCGATAACACGGGTGCGCCAGACGGGCGGGCCAGACATCGAACTGGAGCGGTCTATGCCGTCAACTATCCAAATGACGGCCCAGATGACCCGGCGCTCCCTGCGGCGCAGGTGGCTGACTTCGTTAACCCGCTGGATGCGCGTGTGCTCGCGTGGAACCAGTACATAATCGAGGTGCAGGGAGATGTGATAACGGTCAATCTCAACGGCACTGCCACCGCCCGGTATACTAACACCGACCCAGCTCGCGGCCGGTTTTCGCCAGTAGAACCCACGTTTATAGGTTTGCAATCGTATGCTAATTACAGCTATACGACAGCGTTCAGAAACATACGAATTACCGTGCTTTGA
- a CDS encoding DUF1259 domain-containing protein, protein MRRQIASLFALSLVALAPPVQAAETWQQAIATGLGKPGTEMPGGVYRVSLPRTDLAVTLDGVSIKPALALGSWLAFRKAGENQVMVMGDLVLTEDEVNPVMTRLVEGGVEITALHNHLLRASPNPLYMHVSGHGEPGKLAATLMGALGASRTPFGAETATGTPPAGHPGPASAGASPAPARATASDQAQPLDTAAIEAALGRKGKLNGGVYAVSVPRAETPRDHGMDVPEAMGSAIAINFQPTGGGKAAITGDFVLTADEVNPVIKTLRQNGIEVTALHNHMLGDEPRLFFMHFWANDDTAKLAKGLGAALKHVKVASGG, encoded by the coding sequence ATGCGCCGACAAATAGCTTCTCTTTTCGCATTGAGCCTGGTGGCGCTCGCGCCGCCCGTGCAGGCAGCTGAGACGTGGCAGCAGGCGATCGCCACCGGCCTCGGCAAGCCCGGCACGGAGATGCCGGGCGGGGTCTACCGCGTCAGCCTGCCCCGCACCGATCTGGCGGTGACGCTCGACGGCGTGTCGATCAAACCCGCGCTGGCTCTCGGCTCCTGGCTGGCCTTTCGGAAGGCCGGCGAGAACCAGGTGATGGTGATGGGCGACCTCGTGCTCACCGAGGACGAGGTGAACCCGGTCATGACGCGCTTGGTCGAGGGCGGCGTGGAGATCACGGCCCTGCACAACCACCTGTTGCGCGCCTCGCCCAACCCCCTCTACATGCACGTCTCGGGACATGGTGAGCCCGGGAAGCTCGCCGCGACGCTGATGGGGGCGCTCGGCGCGAGCCGCACCCCGTTCGGCGCCGAGACGGCGACCGGCACGCCGCCGGCCGGCCACCCGGGCCCGGCCTCGGCCGGGGCAAGCCCGGCGCCCGCGCGGGCCACAGCTTCGGACCAGGCGCAGCCCCTCGACACGGCGGCCATCGAGGCGGCGCTCGGGCGCAAGGGCAAGCTCAACGGCGGGGTCTACGCCGTCAGCGTCCCGCGCGCGGAGACCCCGAGGGACCACGGGATGGATGTGCCGGAGGCGATGGGCTCGGCCATCGCGATCAACTTCCAGCCGACCGGCGGCGGCAAGGCGGCGATCACGGGCGACTTCGTGCTGACCGCCGACGAGGTGAACCCGGTGATCAAGACGCTGCGCCAGAACGGCATCGAGGTGACGGCTCTGCACAACCACATGCTCGGCGACGAGCCGCGGCTGTTCTTCATGCACTTCTGGGCCAACGACGACACGGCCAAGCTCGCCAAGGGGCTCGGCGCAGCGCTCAAACACGTCAAGGTCGCGTCGGGCGGCTGA
- a CDS encoding superoxide dismutase, with the protein MPYAIKPLGCDPARIKGMSERLIVSHYENNYGGAVKRLNLIEEQLAGLDYETTPGFVINGLKREQLIAMNSMILHELFFGGLGQESEPGPVLRKAIARNFGSFERWRSEFIAMGKALAGGSGWVLLSWSPRDGQLVNQWAADHAHTLAGGVPILALDMYEHSYHIDYGARAATYVDTFMQAIRWENADRLFFDLRKDDWTTATPG; encoded by the coding sequence ATGCCTTACGCCATAAAGCCGCTCGGCTGCGATCCAGCTCGGATCAAAGGCATGTCGGAACGGCTGATCGTCAGCCATTACGAGAACAACTACGGCGGTGCCGTGAAACGGCTGAATCTCATCGAGGAGCAGCTTGCCGGGCTGGATTACGAGACGACGCCCGGCTTCGTGATCAATGGGCTCAAGCGCGAGCAATTGATCGCGATGAATTCGATGATCCTGCATGAGCTGTTTTTCGGCGGCCTTGGCCAGGAGAGCGAGCCGGGACCGGTCCTGCGTAAGGCGATCGCGCGCAATTTTGGTTCATTCGAGCGCTGGCGCTCCGAGTTCATCGCCATGGGCAAAGCTCTGGCCGGCGGTTCCGGATGGGTGCTCCTGTCCTGGTCGCCCCGAGACGGCCAGCTGGTCAACCAGTGGGCCGCCGACCACGCGCACACGCTGGCGGGGGGCGTGCCGATCCTGGCGCTCGACATGTACGAGCATTCCTACCACATCGATTATGGCGCCAGGGCCGCGACTTACGTCGACACCTTCATGCAGGCGATCCGCTGGGAGAACGCGGACCGGCTATTTTTCGATTTGAGGAAGGACGACTGGACCACGGCTACTCCTGGATAG